One window of the Arthrobacter sp. D5-1 genome contains the following:
- a CDS encoding acetoin utilization protein AcuC — protein MNSRLGTTASSITRSALPTTVVWDPAMTAYNFGPGHPMAPQRLELTARLAESLGLFGHQHVAVEAPAVASDVELLTVHSAGYVEAVRRVSEDPSTPEEGRGLGTEDDPAFAGMHEASARLAGGSLLAADTILSGRAVRAVNFSGGMHHAARERASGFCVYNDVALAIQRLLDGGVQRIVCIDVDAHHGDGTQSIFWNDPRVMTISLHETGLSLFPGTGFANETGGPDAPGTAVNVALPTFTGDAAWLRAFHAVVPQLVGAFQPEVIVSQHGCDSHRDDPLTHLTLSIDGQREAASAVASLAARYCDNRWIATGGGGYDVTGVVPRAWSHLIGMVTQRPVPLSTPVPEAWRTYVRETYGVWAPESMGDDVDVWWRSWEVGYDPADEVDRTIIATRKEIFPLYGLDPWFD, from the coding sequence ATGAACTCCAGGCTTGGGACAACGGCTTCCAGCATTACGCGCTCCGCACTGCCAACGACGGTGGTGTGGGACCCAGCCATGACTGCCTACAATTTTGGCCCCGGCCACCCCATGGCACCGCAGCGGCTGGAACTGACAGCGCGGCTGGCCGAGTCCCTGGGCCTGTTCGGACACCAGCATGTGGCCGTCGAGGCACCCGCTGTGGCATCCGACGTCGAACTTTTAACGGTCCACAGTGCCGGCTACGTTGAGGCCGTTCGACGCGTCAGCGAGGATCCGTCCACTCCGGAGGAGGGCCGTGGACTGGGCACGGAGGACGATCCCGCGTTCGCCGGGATGCATGAGGCCAGTGCCCGCCTTGCCGGTGGGTCGCTGCTGGCCGCTGACACCATCCTGTCGGGTCGGGCCGTCCGCGCCGTGAACTTCAGCGGCGGGATGCACCATGCTGCACGCGAGCGGGCCAGCGGTTTTTGCGTCTACAACGACGTCGCGCTGGCCATCCAAAGGCTGCTCGACGGCGGGGTGCAAAGGATCGTCTGCATCGACGTCGATGCGCACCACGGCGATGGGACGCAGAGTATCTTCTGGAACGATCCCCGCGTCATGACCATCAGCCTCCATGAAACAGGCCTTTCGCTCTTCCCCGGCACCGGCTTTGCCAACGAAACCGGTGGCCCGGACGCGCCCGGGACCGCGGTCAATGTAGCGCTGCCCACTTTCACGGGGGACGCGGCCTGGTTGCGGGCCTTCCATGCCGTGGTCCCGCAGCTCGTGGGTGCCTTCCAGCCCGAGGTGATCGTGAGCCAACACGGCTGCGATTCCCATCGGGACGATCCCCTGACCCACCTGACCCTCAGCATCGACGGACAGCGTGAGGCGGCGTCCGCCGTCGCAAGCCTTGCCGCCCGCTATTGCGACAACCGTTGGATCGCTACGGGCGGTGGCGGCTACGACGTCACCGGTGTTGTGCCGCGCGCATGGAGCCACCTGATCGGGATGGTGACGCAACGCCCAGTGCCGCTCAGCACTCCGGTGCCCGAAGCTTGGCGGACCTATGTGCGCGAAACCTACGGCGTGTGGGCTCCGGAGTCCATGGGCGACGACGTGGACGTGTGGTGGCGATCCTGGGAGGTGGGCTACGACCCCGCGGACGAAGTGGACCGGACCATCATTGCCACACGTAAGGAAATCTTCCCCCTGTACGGCCTGGACCCCTGGTTCGACTGA
- a CDS encoding sugar phosphate isomerase/epimerase gives MSNDVEPEVNDRQIPVALSSASVYPLSVHDAFAVAQDLGYEGVEVMVTNNAVSQNPDALIQLSHRYHQEIVSIHAPTLLLTQQVWGTAWNKIEKSCQMAADVGCDTVVVHPPFRWQSNYAENFVEGVREIAAMYQVHIAVENMYPWRVRGREAVAYLPHWDPLGQDYDDVTWDFSHAATAGANSLEAIKALGSKLRHVHLTDGSGSGKDEHLVPGTGTQQCADALQHLASTGFDGVVVAEISTRKAKVAGEREEMLAETLRFARQHLSVPLLRSVDN, from the coding sequence ATGAGCAACGACGTCGAACCTGAAGTGAATGACCGCCAGATCCCCGTAGCGCTGTCCAGCGCGTCCGTCTACCCCTTGAGCGTCCACGACGCTTTTGCCGTGGCGCAGGACCTGGGGTACGAGGGCGTGGAGGTGATGGTCACCAACAACGCGGTGAGCCAGAACCCGGACGCCCTCATCCAATTGAGCCACCGCTACCACCAGGAAATCGTCTCCATTCACGCGCCCACCTTGCTGCTGACGCAACAGGTGTGGGGCACCGCGTGGAACAAGATCGAGAAGTCGTGCCAGATGGCCGCGGACGTTGGTTGCGACACCGTAGTTGTCCACCCGCCGTTCCGCTGGCAGTCCAACTACGCAGAGAATTTCGTGGAAGGCGTGCGGGAGATCGCGGCCATGTACCAGGTGCATATCGCCGTGGAGAACATGTACCCGTGGCGTGTCCGCGGACGGGAAGCGGTGGCGTACCTGCCGCACTGGGATCCACTCGGCCAGGATTACGACGACGTCACGTGGGACTTCTCGCACGCAGCCACTGCGGGGGCCAACAGTTTGGAAGCCATCAAGGCGCTGGGCAGCAAGCTCCGGCACGTCCACCTCACGGACGGGTCGGGGTCCGGCAAGGACGAGCACCTGGTGCCCGGTACCGGTACGCAGCAGTGCGCGGACGCCCTCCAGCATTTGGCATCCACGGGTTTCGACGGCGTGGTGGTGGCGGAGATTTCCACCCGCAAGGCGAAGGTAGCGGGGGAGCGTGAGGAAATGCTGGCGGAAACACTGCGCTTCGCGCGGCAGCACCTGAGCGTTCCGCTGCTGCGCAGCGTAGACAACTAA
- a CDS encoding FCD domain-containing protein, with the protein MRTHELVLQWIEKQLSDGDLALGGRLPGERAMAEQLKVSRTSVREAVRILEAMGVVRAGVGSGKDAGTVVIAEPGSALGSTLRLHVATRHLPVADIVETRVLLESWAAERAKVGVPELEEAAELLEQMDAAPDIDTFLALDARFHVALAQAAGNAVVSAMMASLRGAIENYAGELTGNLPDWNATSARLRAEHRAILDAVNNHDGGKAAELVAAHIQGFYKEAGVGANSSSR; encoded by the coding sequence ATGCGTACCCACGAGTTGGTCCTGCAATGGATCGAGAAGCAGCTGTCCGATGGAGACCTTGCCCTCGGCGGCAGGCTCCCGGGTGAACGCGCCATGGCCGAGCAATTGAAGGTTTCCCGGACCTCCGTGCGCGAGGCAGTCCGCATCCTTGAGGCGATGGGCGTGGTCCGTGCCGGCGTGGGGTCCGGAAAAGACGCCGGGACCGTGGTCATCGCTGAGCCTGGCTCTGCACTGGGTTCCACGCTGAGGCTGCACGTGGCAACGCGCCATCTTCCCGTGGCGGACATCGTGGAGACCCGCGTCCTGCTGGAATCCTGGGCGGCTGAAAGGGCCAAGGTGGGGGTGCCGGAGCTGGAGGAAGCGGCGGAGCTGCTGGAGCAGATGGACGCCGCCCCGGATATCGATACTTTCCTTGCCTTGGACGCCCGCTTCCATGTGGCGCTCGCGCAGGCTGCCGGCAATGCCGTGGTCAGCGCCATGATGGCCTCGCTCCGGGGCGCGATCGAGAACTATGCAGGTGAGCTGACCGGGAACCTTCCCGACTGGAACGCGACGTCCGCAAGGCTCCGGGCCGAGCACCGCGCCATCCTTGACGCTGTGAACAATCACGACGGCGGCAAGGCAGCCGAGCTGGTGGCCGCCCACATCCAGGGTTTCTACAAAGAAGCCGGAGTGGGCGCAAATTCCTCATCCCGGTGA
- a CDS encoding alpha-hydroxy acid oxidase gives MTDTLDPKITAAPANAGSDENVTRPPQPRPAVVLPPALKRRVPKVSDLAPLMQFKKPEFSKTARLKRASTIWELRDIAKRRTPQAPFDYTDGAAEEEITLRRARQAFQDIEFRPGILRDVSRIDLRTDILGKESRLPFGIAPTGFTRMMQSEGEYAGSQAAEAAGIPYTLSTMGTASIEDVATAAPNGRNWFQLYLWTDRDRSLELIERAAKAGNDTLMVTVDTAVAGARLRDVRNGMTIPPALTIKTVLDASYRPAWWFNFLTHEPLTFASLSRYTGTVADLINSMFDPTLTYEDLDWLRETWKGKLVVKGIQTVEDARKVVDHGADGIILSNHGGRQLDRAPIPFHLLPEVTTALKADNSKAAVMLDTGIMSGADIVAALALGADFALIGRAYLYGLMAGGREGVDRTIQILEKDMTRTMALLGVSKVADLNPDHVRLLQR, from the coding sequence ATGACCGACACCCTCGATCCCAAAATCACGGCCGCGCCCGCCAACGCCGGGAGCGACGAAAACGTGACACGTCCGCCCCAGCCGCGTCCCGCCGTCGTGCTTCCGCCGGCACTGAAGCGCCGCGTCCCCAAGGTTTCCGACCTGGCTCCGCTCATGCAGTTCAAGAAGCCCGAATTCAGCAAGACTGCCCGACTCAAGCGCGCCAGCACCATCTGGGAACTGCGGGACATCGCCAAGCGCCGCACCCCGCAGGCGCCCTTCGACTACACCGACGGTGCCGCCGAAGAAGAGATCACCCTCCGCCGCGCCCGCCAGGCCTTCCAGGACATCGAGTTCCGTCCCGGCATACTGCGCGATGTCTCCAGGATCGATCTCCGCACCGACATCCTGGGCAAGGAATCACGCCTGCCGTTCGGCATCGCTCCCACAGGATTCACGCGCATGATGCAGTCCGAGGGCGAGTACGCCGGCTCGCAGGCCGCTGAAGCCGCAGGCATTCCCTACACCCTGTCCACCATGGGCACTGCGTCCATCGAAGACGTTGCCACGGCTGCACCGAACGGCCGCAACTGGTTCCAGCTGTACTTGTGGACGGACCGCGACCGCTCCCTGGAACTGATCGAACGCGCAGCGAAAGCCGGCAACGACACCCTCATGGTCACCGTGGACACTGCGGTTGCCGGCGCCCGCCTTCGCGATGTCCGCAACGGCATGACCATCCCGCCGGCGCTGACCATCAAAACCGTCCTGGATGCGTCCTACCGCCCGGCCTGGTGGTTCAACTTCCTCACGCACGAGCCCCTGACCTTCGCTTCGCTTTCGCGTTACACCGGCACCGTGGCAGACCTCATCAATTCGATGTTCGACCCCACCCTGACCTACGAGGACCTGGACTGGCTCCGCGAAACCTGGAAGGGCAAGCTGGTAGTCAAGGGCATCCAGACCGTGGAAGACGCCCGCAAGGTAGTGGACCACGGCGCGGATGGCATCATCCTGTCCAACCACGGCGGCCGCCAACTCGACCGCGCACCCATCCCGTTCCACCTGCTGCCGGAGGTCACCACGGCACTGAAGGCGGACAACAGCAAGGCCGCAGTCATGCTGGACACAGGCATCATGAGCGGCGCGGACATCGTTGCAGCCCTCGCCCTGGGCGCGGACTTTGCCCTGATCGGCCGCGCATACCTTTACGGCCTCATGGCCGGTGGACGCGAAGGCGTGGACCGCACCATCCAGATCCTGGAGAAGGACATGACCCGGACCATGGCGCTGCTGGGCGTCAGCAAGGTAGCGGACCTGAACCCGGACCACGTGCGGCTGCTCCAGCGCTGA
- a CDS encoding metalloregulator ArsR/SmtB family transcription factor, protein MVTDDVFAVIAEATRRDILVSLRSGDKAVGELVEELAASQPTISKHLKVLREADLVSMRAQGQKRFYALNPKPLAGVASWLETFDVGTPAPAVVVPDAEATSAAAATDVPAAVAPAVAAVASVPNRADAIGQAVKVHASGTPVSLDPASDDTVPQQIGRTVGRAATKAADLLANLPNLPNLPKFGRKR, encoded by the coding sequence ATGGTGACTGACGACGTATTTGCCGTCATAGCTGAGGCAACCAGACGCGACATCCTGGTCTCCCTCCGCTCTGGGGATAAAGCAGTAGGCGAACTGGTGGAAGAACTGGCTGCAAGCCAGCCCACGATCTCCAAGCATCTGAAGGTGCTCCGCGAGGCTGATCTGGTCAGCATGCGCGCGCAAGGCCAGAAGCGCTTCTATGCCCTGAATCCCAAGCCGCTTGCCGGCGTCGCGAGCTGGCTTGAAACGTTCGACGTCGGAACCCCGGCTCCCGCCGTCGTCGTGCCTGATGCTGAGGCGACTTCAGCGGCTGCCGCCACGGACGTGCCCGCCGCTGTGGCTCCCGCCGTAGCCGCCGTCGCGTCAGTCCCCAACCGCGCCGACGCCATTGGCCAGGCCGTCAAGGTCCACGCGAGTGGAACGCCCGTCTCCCTTGACCCCGCCTCCGACGACACCGTTCCCCAGCAAATCGGCCGCACCGTAGGCCGCGCTGCCACTAAGGCTGCTGACCTCCTGGCCAACCTTCCGAACCTGCCCAACCTTCCCAAGTTCGGGCGTAAGCGGTAG
- the proC gene encoding pyrroline-5-carboxylate reductase, protein MSNRIAFLGCGSMNEAILGGLLAAGTDPSDIVATVRRAERADELAQRHGVMAIAGEEEPDNNKLATKGSGMVILGVKPVGILDLAREISPALAKDTIVVSVAAAVSIAQLEAALPDGQPVIRTMPNTPSRLGRGVISVSPGTHCTPEQLEKAKTALAGAGTVVEIPEEQVDALSAISGSGPAYAFYLAEAMAAAGVELGLDQELSVMLARETVAGAGFMLAEPGADPTALRVAVTSPKGTTERAIMAFDDGGMPRIIADGARAAAARAAEITKQLG, encoded by the coding sequence ATGAGCAACCGAATCGCATTCCTTGGCTGTGGATCCATGAACGAAGCAATCCTGGGAGGCCTGCTCGCCGCAGGGACGGACCCGTCAGACATTGTCGCCACCGTCCGCCGGGCTGAGCGGGCCGATGAACTCGCCCAGCGCCATGGCGTCATGGCCATCGCGGGCGAAGAGGAGCCTGACAACAACAAGCTGGCCACCAAGGGCTCCGGCATGGTCATCCTGGGCGTCAAGCCGGTGGGCATCCTGGACCTGGCTCGCGAGATCAGCCCGGCCCTGGCGAAGGACACGATTGTTGTCAGCGTCGCCGCAGCGGTTTCCATCGCCCAGCTCGAAGCAGCGCTGCCTGACGGCCAGCCGGTGATCCGGACCATGCCCAACACGCCTTCAAGGCTGGGCCGCGGTGTCATCTCTGTCTCGCCGGGAACCCATTGCACGCCTGAGCAGCTCGAAAAAGCCAAGACGGCGCTGGCTGGTGCCGGCACTGTGGTGGAGATTCCCGAAGAACAGGTGGACGCGCTGTCCGCCATCAGCGGTTCCGGCCCGGCCTACGCGTTCTATCTGGCCGAGGCCATGGCTGCGGCCGGCGTCGAGCTCGGACTGGACCAGGAGCTGTCCGTCATGCTGGCCCGCGAAACCGTGGCAGGCGCCGGGTTCATGCTGGCCGAACCGGGCGCGGATCCCACCGCACTTCGCGTCGCCGTCACCAGCCCGAAGGGAACCACCGAGCGGGCCATCATGGCCTTCGACGACGGCGGCATGCCCAGGATCATCGCCGACGGTGCCCGCGCCGCTGCCGCCCGCGCAGCAGAAATCACCAAGCAGCTGGGCTGA
- a CDS encoding potassium transporter TrkG translates to MSQSQSRSTSPANWQTNQQEREGLWIFTRVRDFIDNIANTSPARLALTVFAVVILVFTGLLSLPAASAAGTVTPLHQSMFTAVSAVCVTGLTVVSTATHWTFFGQLVILIGIFVGGLGTLTLASLLALMVSKRLGVRGKLIAQEAMNNAGRLGEVGTLLRIVIVTSVVIEAALAIVLIPRFMVLGESFWQSVWHGVFYSISAFNNAGFTPHSDGIVPYETDLWILIPLMLGVFLGSLGFPVVMVLQQNGLNWKKWNLHTKLTIQVSFILLAAGTVLWGLMEWDNVRTIGTMDLGDKITHSLFASVMTRSGGFNLVDQNHMESTTMLLTDALMFAGGGSASTAGGIKVTTIAVMFLAIMAEARGDADVKVYGRTIPQGTMRVAISVIVAGATLVSVAAFLLLSISGASLDRVLFESISAFATVGLSTNLSAELPPSGVYVLTALMFAGRVGTVTLAAGLALRQRSQLYHYPEERPIIG, encoded by the coding sequence ATGTCTCAAAGCCAGTCGCGGTCCACGAGCCCGGCCAACTGGCAAACCAACCAGCAGGAGCGGGAAGGTCTCTGGATCTTTACCCGCGTGCGCGACTTCATCGACAACATTGCCAACACGTCACCGGCCCGCTTGGCGTTGACCGTCTTCGCTGTAGTGATCCTGGTCTTCACCGGCCTGCTGTCCTTGCCCGCTGCTTCTGCGGCAGGCACTGTCACGCCCCTGCACCAGTCCATGTTCACGGCGGTCTCCGCCGTCTGCGTCACCGGGTTGACAGTGGTTTCCACGGCCACGCACTGGACCTTCTTCGGCCAGTTGGTGATCCTGATCGGTATTTTCGTAGGTGGTCTGGGCACCTTGACCTTGGCCTCGCTGTTGGCTCTCATGGTCAGCAAGCGGCTGGGCGTGCGCGGCAAGCTGATCGCCCAGGAAGCCATGAACAACGCAGGCCGGCTCGGTGAAGTGGGTACCCTGCTCCGGATCGTCATCGTGACCTCAGTGGTGATCGAGGCCGCCTTGGCCATCGTCCTGATTCCCCGCTTCATGGTGCTCGGTGAGAGCTTCTGGCAATCCGTGTGGCACGGCGTCTTCTATTCGATTTCCGCGTTCAACAACGCCGGATTCACGCCGCACTCCGATGGCATCGTCCCGTACGAGACCGATTTGTGGATCCTCATCCCGCTGATGTTGGGCGTGTTCCTGGGCAGCCTGGGCTTCCCTGTGGTGATGGTGCTCCAGCAGAACGGGCTCAATTGGAAAAAGTGGAACCTCCACACCAAGCTCACCATCCAGGTCTCGTTCATCCTGCTGGCAGCGGGCACGGTCCTGTGGGGCCTGATGGAGTGGGACAACGTTCGGACCATCGGCACCATGGACCTTGGCGACAAGATCACCCATTCGCTGTTCGCGTCCGTGATGACGCGGTCGGGCGGCTTCAACCTGGTGGACCAGAACCACATGGAATCCACCACCATGCTCCTCACCGACGCCCTGATGTTCGCCGGCGGCGGCTCGGCGTCCACGGCGGGCGGCATCAAGGTGACCACCATCGCCGTCATGTTCCTGGCCATCATGGCCGAAGCCCGCGGCGACGCCGACGTGAAAGTCTATGGCCGCACCATCCCCCAAGGCACCATGCGCGTGGCCATCTCGGTGATCGTTGCCGGCGCCACCCTGGTATCAGTGGCCGCGTTCCTGCTGCTCTCCATCAGCGGAGCGTCGTTGGACCGGGTACTCTTCGAATCCATTTCCGCCTTCGCCACCGTGGGACTGAGCACCAACCTCAGCGCCGAGCTGCCGCCGTCGGGCGTTTATGTCCTCACCGCTTTGATGTTTGCCGGCCGCGTCGGCACCGTAACCCTTGCCGCCGGCCTGGCCCTGCGCCAGCGCAGCCAGCTGTACCACTATCCGGAAGAGAGGCCAATCATTGGCTAG
- a CDS encoding TrkA family potassium uptake protein has translation MASTTGAANRPAHNAPVLVIGLGRFGSATAEQLVKQGREVLAIERDRTLVQKWAPVLTHVVEADATNIDALRQLGAQEFSSAVVGVGTSIESSVLITVNLVDLGIQHLWVKAITPSHGKILTRIGANHVIYPEADAGVRAAHLVSGRMLDFIEFDDDYAIVKMYPPKETVGFTLEESKVRSKYGVTIVGVKTPGEDFTYARPETKVSGHDMLIVSGHVDLLERFAARP, from the coding sequence TTGGCTAGTACCACGGGGGCTGCCAACCGCCCCGCACACAACGCACCAGTGCTGGTCATTGGCCTCGGCCGGTTCGGATCCGCCACCGCTGAGCAGCTGGTCAAGCAGGGCCGTGAAGTCCTGGCCATCGAGCGCGATCGCACCCTGGTCCAAAAGTGGGCGCCCGTGCTCACGCACGTGGTGGAGGCCGACGCCACCAACATCGACGCCCTGCGCCAGCTCGGCGCCCAGGAATTCAGCTCAGCCGTAGTAGGCGTAGGCACGTCCATCGAGTCCTCGGTGCTCATCACCGTGAACCTGGTGGACCTCGGCATCCAGCATCTGTGGGTCAAAGCCATCACGCCCTCGCACGGCAAGATCCTCACCCGCATCGGCGCCAACCACGTGATCTACCCCGAGGCCGACGCCGGGGTCCGTGCAGCGCACCTGGTGTCCGGACGCATGCTGGACTTCATCGAGTTCGACGACGACTACGCGATCGTCAAGATGTACCCGCCCAAGGAAACCGTGGGCTTCACCCTGGAGGAATCCAAGGTCCGGTCCAAGTACGGCGTAACCATTGTCGGCGTGAAAACCCCGGGCGAGGACTTCACCTACGCGCGGCCGGAAACCAAAGTGTCCGGCCACGATATGTTGATCGTGTCCGGACACGTGGACTTGCTGGAGCGCTTCGCAGCCCGCCCGTAG
- the gdhA gene encoding NADP-specific glutamate dehydrogenase, whose translation MDSRLEAVRDTVLARNPGEKEFHQAVTEVFESLGPVHDRHPEFLEGAVLERLCEPERQIIFRVPWTDDAGRVHVNRGFRVEFNSALGPYKGGLRFHPSVYLGIVKFLGFEQIFKNALTGMPIGGGKGGSDFDPRGRSDAEIMRFCQSFMTELYRHIGEYTDVPAGDIGVGGREIGYLFGQYKRITNRYESGVLTGKGISWGGSLVRPEATGYGTVIFAQEMLKTRGQSFDGQRVVVSGSGNVAIHAIAKAQSLGATVVACSDSAGYIVDEAGIDVALLSRIKEVERGRLTEYAARRNGASHVVGGSVWDVNGTVALPCATQNELDGDAAAKLVSNGLIAVAEGANMPSTRSAVSVFQEAGILFGPGKAANAGGVATSALEMQQNASRDSWSFEHTEQRLTEIMVGIHDRCAATADEYGAPGNYVVGANIGGFVKVADAMLAQGLI comes from the coding sequence ATGGATTCAAGGCTCGAAGCTGTCCGCGACACCGTGTTGGCACGGAACCCGGGCGAAAAGGAATTCCACCAGGCCGTCACTGAGGTCTTCGAAAGCCTCGGCCCCGTGCACGATCGCCATCCTGAATTCCTTGAGGGCGCCGTCCTGGAGCGTCTTTGCGAGCCGGAGCGCCAGATCATCTTCCGCGTCCCGTGGACCGACGACGCCGGCCGCGTCCACGTGAACCGCGGCTTCCGGGTGGAGTTCAACTCCGCGCTCGGTCCCTACAAGGGCGGGCTCCGCTTCCACCCCTCGGTGTACTTGGGAATCGTGAAGTTCCTCGGCTTTGAGCAGATCTTCAAGAATGCACTCACCGGCATGCCCATTGGTGGTGGCAAGGGCGGCTCGGACTTCGATCCGCGTGGACGTTCCGATGCCGAAATCATGCGCTTCTGCCAGTCCTTCATGACCGAGCTGTACCGGCATATCGGTGAATACACCGACGTTCCCGCCGGCGACATCGGTGTGGGCGGTCGCGAGATCGGCTACCTCTTCGGCCAGTACAAGCGGATCACCAACCGCTACGAATCCGGCGTCCTGACGGGTAAGGGCATTTCCTGGGGCGGTTCCCTGGTTCGCCCCGAGGCCACCGGTTACGGCACGGTGATCTTCGCCCAGGAGATGCTCAAGACCCGCGGCCAGTCCTTCGACGGTCAGCGCGTAGTGGTCTCCGGTTCCGGCAATGTGGCCATCCATGCGATCGCCAAGGCCCAGTCCCTCGGTGCCACCGTAGTGGCCTGTTCGGATTCGGCCGGTTACATCGTGGACGAGGCGGGGATCGACGTCGCGCTTCTGAGCCGGATCAAGGAAGTGGAGCGCGGCCGCCTCACGGAGTACGCCGCGCGCCGTAATGGGGCCAGCCATGTTGTCGGCGGTTCGGTGTGGGACGTCAACGGCACCGTAGCGTTGCCGTGCGCCACCCAGAACGAGCTCGACGGCGATGCTGCCGCCAAGCTGGTCAGCAACGGTCTGATCGCGGTTGCCGAAGGTGCCAACATGCCCTCCACGCGGTCCGCGGTATCCGTGTTCCAGGAAGCCGGGATCCTCTTCGGGCCGGGCAAGGCCGCCAATGCCGGTGGTGTGGCGACGTCAGCCTTGGAGATGCAGCAGAATGCCAGCCGCGATTCATGGTCCTTCGAGCACACCGAGCAGCGCCTCACCGAGATCATGGTGGGCATCCACGACCGTTGCGCCGCCACCGCTGATGAATACGGTGCGCCCGGGAACTACGTGGTGGGCGCCAACATCGGCGGCTTCGTCAAGGTGGCCGACGCAATGCTGGCCCAGGGCCTGATCTAG
- a CDS encoding LacI family DNA-binding transcriptional regulator, translated as MARRNTNRRVGIADVAEKAGVSHATVSRVMNGNAAVDPGIAARVRTAAAELKYQPNPVGRSLALGKTDTIGIVVPDLANPTFQAILRGLSIAAAQDGYRVLIADSSEVTSEEAILAGEARRRCDGVVLCAPRMADAELEELAPTLHPLVLINRTTIATNTPSLSVDYGQGIQELAQHLVSLGHRRLVFLSGPEHSASNRQRLVGLDQFRAEHPEIELQMLHGGSNFDSGHESTEAIIASGATGILAFNDLVAMGLLSGLHERGVRVPEDISVTGFDDIPFAKYTTPPLTTAAVPINELGSLAWRRMREQIQQAGEATTQAQDEFSPRVEIRKSTAAPALKPAS; from the coding sequence ATGGCACGCAGGAACACCAACAGGCGCGTCGGGATAGCTGATGTCGCGGAGAAGGCCGGCGTCTCTCACGCCACCGTTTCACGCGTCATGAACGGTAACGCCGCAGTGGATCCCGGAATCGCGGCGCGGGTTCGGACAGCCGCAGCGGAATTGAAGTACCAGCCCAACCCGGTGGGGCGCAGCCTCGCACTGGGAAAGACGGACACCATCGGCATCGTGGTTCCGGATCTGGCCAACCCCACCTTCCAGGCCATCCTCCGCGGACTCAGTATCGCCGCCGCACAGGATGGTTACCGCGTCCTGATTGCCGACTCGTCCGAAGTCACCAGCGAGGAAGCCATCCTGGCCGGCGAAGCCCGGCGCCGCTGCGATGGCGTGGTCCTTTGCGCACCCCGCATGGCCGACGCCGAACTTGAAGAGCTGGCGCCCACCCTGCACCCGCTGGTGCTCATCAACCGCACCACCATCGCCACCAACACTCCGAGCCTGAGCGTTGACTACGGGCAGGGCATCCAGGAACTGGCGCAGCATCTGGTCTCCCTGGGACACCGCCGCCTCGTTTTCCTGTCCGGCCCCGAGCACAGCGCTTCCAACCGCCAACGCCTGGTGGGCCTGGACCAGTTCCGCGCCGAGCATCCGGAGATCGAACTGCAGATGCTCCACGGTGGATCCAACTTCGATTCCGGCCATGAGTCCACGGAGGCCATCATTGCCAGTGGTGCCACCGGAATCCTGGCCTTCAACGACCTCGTCGCCATGGGGTTGCTCAGCGGCCTGCATGAGCGCGGGGTGCGGGTTCCGGAGGACATCTCCGTGACAGGCTTCGATGACATCCCCTTCGCCAAATACACCACTCCCCCGCTGACCACTGCTGCCGTGCCCATCAACGAGCTCGGAAGCCTCGCTTGGCGGAGAATGCGCGAACAGATCCAGCAAGCCGGCGAAGCCACCACCCAGGCGCAGGACGAGTTCTCGCCCAGGGTGGAAATCCGCAAGAGCACCGCAGCGCCCGCCCTCAAGCCCGCAAGCTGA